The DNA window TTGGAAAAAAGAGATGGGACCACGAGCGCCTAATTTTTGGCGACCAGCATCTTCACATGAGACAGATGCGTCTCAAGGCTGGGCAACGTTTCCTTCGCGAAGCCAACGACGGTCTGATCGTCACCGGACCCCGCGTAGGTCCGAAACAGTGCAATCGCCTCCATATGCGCTTGCACCTGCATGTCGAGGTAAAGCATGTCGAAGTCCTTGCCTTTGGCAGCCTCCAACTGATCCATCATTTTCTGCTGCTTGGGCGCAAGAACGATTGGGGACGGCAGTGGCTCACCCTTCTTATCCAATATCCCCTTCAGCTTCTCGCCCGCCTTCTGGTGGTCGGCGATAATCATCTTTGCGGCATCCTTGAGATCGGCTGACTCCGCGGTCTGCAGAGCCAATTCGCTGGACTTGATCTCGAACTCGTTGGCGCTTGAGACAACACTGACGAAGGTAGGCCGGTCCATGACCATCATGGGTGCGGCATCGCCAGCAGGCTTGGCTTTCTGTTCTTGCGCCATAACAGGCTGGGCGAGCATGGCGACGGATAATGCCAGGTAGGATAGGTTTGAGAATTTCATATTCATGGTCCTTTGTGAGGCGATCACTTCGTTTTGGAAAATGCTTTTGTGAGGTCGGCATTGGCAGCATCGACAGCGTCCTTGGCCTTATCCACCACCTTGGCCATTCCGAAGAATTCGTGGGTCACGCCTTCATAATTCAGCGCATTCACCATCACGCCGGCAGCCTTGAGCTTGTCAGCGTAAGCTTCGCCTTCTGAGCGTAGCGGGTCGATCTGCGCAGTGATCACTGTTGCAGATGGCAGTCCCTCAAGGTCAGCCCGACCGACGAGATTGATCCGGGGATCTGCGGTCTCGTCTTTTGACGTGAACACATTCGAGACGAACCAATCCATATCGGCTTTGCCAAGCGGCGCTGCATTGGCATTTTCCTGATAGGATGGCGTGTTCATGTCGTTGCCCGCGATGGGATAGACCAGCAACTGGTGCACCGGCATCGTTGTCTTCTTCTCTTTCGCCATCAATGCGACGTTGGCCGCCAGATTGGCACCGGCGCTTTCACCCGCAACGGCGATCCGCTTGGCGTCGCCATTCAAAGTGTGAACGTTTTCAACTGTCCAGGTGTATGCAGCCCAGGCATCATCATGCTGAGCCGGGAACTTGCTTTCCGGCGCATGGTGATAATCGGCAGACACGACGATGGCTTTCGATCCCAGCGCAAGCGCTCTCGGTGTTGCGTCATAGGTGTTGATATCCGCCACAACCCAACCGCCGCCATGGAAGTACAGCACGACAGGAAATGGCCCCTTACCTTCGGGGATGTAGACGCGCGCGGGTAAAGCCCCGGCTGCACTTGGAATGGCGATATCCTTCGTTGCAACTCCCGCCTCTGGCATTGGCGAAATCTTCTTGTCTCGCTGAACCGTGCGTGCGGCATCGGCGGCACTTGCCTGCGTGCGCGCCTGTGGCACAGTCAGGCCGGAAAAGGGCTTTGCGTCGAGCCCTTTCAAAGCGTCCAGGACAGCCTGCATCTGCGCATCAGGCTTTGCCTGCTCAGTTTGCTGCGTTTGTTGGGACGGCTGTGCTGGAGCCGGTTGTTGCGCCCATACGGTTGCCGAAGACGAAAGCAACACGACCGCTAGGCTCGCGGCGCGAATGGTAGAACGTGAGATAGGCATGAGACTTCCTTTGAGACTGCGGTGTGACGTTTCGTTACTGCTTGAGTGGTTCGATCTTTTGCTGGTAGGTCCCAACGAGTTCACCCTTTCCGATGACATGGCCCGAAATGGCAGCCAGGAGCGCGTCACGGTCAGATGTCGGTGGCAGATCGATCATGGAATCGAGAGCGACGATCTGGATGTGATAGTGGTGCGGCTTGTCGCCCGGAGGTGGCTTCGGTCCGAAATAGCCGTGTGTTCCAGACGTGTTGCGACCCTGCAAAACGCCTTCCGGCTCCACCAGGCGAAGCTGCTCCTGTAAACCCTCTGGAAGCGTCGTCACCGTCGCGGGGATGTTCCATGCCAACCAATGAACGAAGGGCTTGAGCGGTGAGGAGTCCGGGTCCTCCATGATGATGGCGTAGGACGCAGCCTTTGGTACAGCACTCCATTTAAGGGCAGGTGAGACGCCGTCGGCATATTCGCTAAATTTTGCTGGGATCGCCTGATTGTTGGAGAACGCCTCTGTGGAAACCGTGATTTTGCCTTGTGTGTCTGTCTCGGAACGCTTCAAAGACAACGGCACATCTGCGCCTTTTTTTGCCTGTGCCTCCATGACATCTGACGGTGCCATGGCCGCCGTCTCAGCCTTTTTCGCATCACCCGTATAGGCAACGCGATAAATGACACCATTGGCATCATCCGCCATCAGCAGCGAACCGTCCTTGGCGACGGCAAGACCGACAGGGCGGGCAAAATGCGTCTTCCCACCATCCGTCAGGAAGCCAGTCAGGAAAGGCTCGATGGTTTTGGGCTGGCCGTTCTCGAAATGAATACGGACGATTTCATAACCCGACGCGGGGTTACGGTTCCATGACCCCCGCATGGTTGCAA is part of the Agrobacterium vaccinii genome and encodes:
- a CDS encoding DUF4142 domain-containing protein — translated: MKFSNLSYLALSVAMLAQPVMAQEQKAKPAGDAAPMMVMDRPTFVSVVSSANEFEIKSSELALQTAESADLKDAAKMIIADHQKAGEKLKGILDKKGEPLPSPIVLAPKQQKMMDQLEAAKGKDFDMLYLDMQVQAHMEAIALFRTYAGSGDDQTVVGFAKETLPSLETHLSHVKMLVAKN
- a CDS encoding alpha/beta hydrolase encodes the protein MPISRSTIRAASLAVVLLSSSATVWAQQPAPAQPSQQTQQTEQAKPDAQMQAVLDALKGLDAKPFSGLTVPQARTQASAADAARTVQRDKKISPMPEAGVATKDIAIPSAAGALPARVYIPEGKGPFPVVLYFHGGGWVVADINTYDATPRALALGSKAIVVSADYHHAPESKFPAQHDDAWAAYTWTVENVHTLNGDAKRIAVAGESAGANLAANVALMAKEKKTTMPVHQLLVYPIAGNDMNTPSYQENANAAPLGKADMDWFVSNVFTSKDETADPRINLVGRADLEGLPSATVITAQIDPLRSEGEAYADKLKAAGVMVNALNYEGVTHEFFGMAKVVDKAKDAVDAANADLTKAFSKTK